Proteins from a single region of Phycisphaerae bacterium:
- a CDS encoding N-6 DNA methylase: protein MSFDKQIASRRALGQVFTPRAVADWMTAWACAHGPRSILDPALGPGVFVDAAASYFAFRGFPDRPSVDAYDVDAAMIRSFCAPAELGVVTCRCEDFLTAELPRAYEAILANPPYVRHHAHRYGESVFGRFDRLCGRRLSRLTNVYGLFLLRIWEALAPSGRAAVITPAEWLNADFGAPIKAFLLERNGLDGIVQFPHASKVFQDVMTTAAITLLRRGRGDDEPVQLATVETAGGPDDRLLERAPGVPRSVLDPKRKWTPLFEARGQGSTSLGGGRSRHRSVRPVADAITLGSLARCVRGIATGANQYFTLRESDRMRHGLDRADFSICVTKAQSAIGSVFSLDDVERLIKADQRIYLLSPREPLSEPVQAYLDWGKSLGIHRRYLPAHRPVWFRPEHRPAAPIWVSVFARGRFRFVRNEAAALNLTAFHGLYPRTDAAALMERLFEYLTSDAAQDALSCHRRIYAEGLLKLEPRDVEAIEVPRTLFGASQFPVTALRNSSMRGP from the coding sequence ATGTCATTTGATAAACAGATCGCATCGCGGCGCGCGCTGGGGCAGGTCTTCACGCCGCGAGCGGTGGCGGATTGGATGACGGCGTGGGCCTGCGCGCATGGGCCGAGATCGATTCTCGATCCTGCCTTGGGGCCTGGCGTCTTTGTCGATGCAGCGGCGTCTTATTTCGCCTTCCGTGGCTTTCCAGATCGACCGTCGGTGGATGCATACGATGTGGACGCTGCGATGATCCGCTCGTTTTGCGCTCCGGCGGAACTGGGCGTCGTCACGTGCCGATGCGAGGACTTTCTGACGGCCGAGCTTCCTCGGGCTTACGAGGCGATCCTTGCAAATCCGCCTTATGTGCGGCATCACGCTCATCGTTACGGCGAGTCGGTATTCGGTCGATTTGATCGGCTTTGCGGACGTCGCCTCAGTCGACTGACGAATGTTTATGGGCTGTTTCTGCTTCGCATCTGGGAAGCCCTGGCGCCCAGCGGGCGGGCGGCGGTCATCACACCGGCCGAATGGCTGAACGCCGACTTCGGAGCGCCGATCAAGGCATTTCTTCTGGAACGGAACGGACTCGACGGTATCGTGCAGTTTCCACATGCTTCGAAGGTGTTTCAGGATGTCATGACCACGGCAGCGATCACACTGTTGCGGAGGGGCCGTGGCGATGACGAACCGGTTCAATTGGCTACGGTCGAGACGGCCGGAGGACCGGACGATCGCCTGTTGGAGCGTGCGCCGGGTGTTCCTCGGAGCGTGCTTGATCCGAAGCGAAAGTGGACGCCGCTGTTCGAAGCGCGCGGGCAGGGTTCGACAAGCTTAGGGGGCGGACGTTCGCGACATCGCTCGGTCAGGCCCGTTGCGGACGCGATTACGCTAGGGAGTCTGGCGCGGTGTGTTCGAGGAATTGCCACGGGAGCCAACCAGTACTTCACGCTTCGCGAATCGGATCGGATGCGACACGGATTGGATCGCGCGGATTTTTCGATTTGTGTGACGAAGGCGCAGTCCGCGATCGGATCAGTCTTCTCGCTCGATGACGTGGAACGATTGATCAAGGCGGATCAGCGGATTTATCTGTTGAGTCCGCGCGAGCCGCTCAGCGAGCCGGTGCAGGCGTACCTCGATTGGGGCAAATCTCTGGGAATTCACCGGCGGTATCTGCCCGCGCATCGGCCGGTGTGGTTCAGGCCGGAGCACCGTCCGGCGGCGCCGATCTGGGTGTCTGTGTTCGCGCGCGGCCGATTCAGGTTTGTCCGGAACGAGGCAGCGGCACTGAATCTGACGGCTTTTCATGGACTGTATCCTCGGACCGACGCCGCCGCGCTCATGGAGCGTTTGTTCGAATACCTGACAAGCGATGCTGCGCAGGATGCACTGTCCTGTCATCGGCGGATCTATGCAGAGGGACTGCTGAAACTGGAGCCTCGGGACGTGGAGGCGATTGAAGTTCCTCGAACGCTTTTCGGCGCGAGTCAGTTCCCTGTCACCGCGTTGAGGAATTCCTCGATGCGCGGACCATAG
- a CDS encoding flagellar assembly protein FliW yields the protein MMIQTSRFGGIEVDDQRFLNFPKGLLGFPDDREYALIQTGEDSAFYWMQAVHRPELAFVVCDPRLFVPDYRIAIKTEDLAQIGLADTSGSQVFVIVNKVEDMLTGNLQGPLVINIATRVGKQLVLSDKKYSTRHPLMRLPGQQSQQRAVSKTA from the coding sequence ATGATGATCCAGACTTCAAGGTTCGGAGGAATTGAAGTAGATGACCAGCGGTTCCTGAATTTTCCGAAGGGGCTGCTGGGTTTTCCGGATGACCGCGAGTACGCGCTGATCCAGACGGGCGAGGACAGCGCATTTTACTGGATGCAGGCGGTGCATCGACCTGAACTGGCGTTCGTGGTGTGCGACCCGCGTTTGTTCGTGCCGGACTATCGCATCGCGATCAAGACTGAGGATCTGGCCCAGATCGGCCTGGCGGACACGAGCGGCTCGCAGGTTTTTGTGATCGTGAACAAGGTCGAGGACATGCTGACGGGCAATCTGCAGGGTCCGCTGGTGATCAACATCGCGACGCGCGTGGGCAAGCAGCTCGTGCTTTCGGACAAGAAGTATTCGACCCGACATCCGCTAATGCGGCTGCCCGGTCAGCAGTCACAGCAGCGCGCGGTCAGCAAGACGGCCTGA
- the flgA gene encoding flagellar basal body P-ring formation protein FlgA, whose protein sequence is MLSIATVCVLICTQVVEAGRIRIWPTAVVSSREVQLRDVAELIGFDADAMVRLESVGISEFPSVGGESLVRVNDVREALAKSGVNMADVVVFGASRCRVTRFEPPREARATVLPKLGNNDRAPTRSRPALPNHKPIGARGAKGARVETALSDGEFVTDSRGEPDVAADSLESILRRHIVAGFSHEEGRVEIRFSPTSQRVLEQSVESDCRVRIRNRDGRRTGLVSYEVRIESSSASDVASLSRDIAPAAGVEAPRGDRGDEGAKASRELLVSAEVILLKAVVVARGPINQGQTITVRDVKLEERRFDGIEQIGLTDVAAVAGQQSRRFIRQGEMLDARAVESKPVIRRGEVVKIIISGGGVEIRTSGQAQASGAVGDVIAIRRDGSRRKQDLIDAVVVGPGLVSYAEARLMASREE, encoded by the coding sequence GTGCTTTCTATCGCGACAGTCTGCGTGCTGATCTGCACGCAGGTAGTGGAGGCGGGGCGGATCCGGATCTGGCCCACGGCCGTGGTATCGAGCAGAGAGGTGCAGTTGCGCGACGTGGCGGAGCTGATCGGATTTGACGCGGACGCGATGGTGCGTCTGGAGAGTGTCGGCATTTCGGAGTTTCCGTCGGTCGGCGGCGAGTCGCTTGTGCGGGTGAATGATGTGCGAGAGGCGCTGGCGAAATCGGGCGTCAACATGGCGGATGTCGTCGTGTTCGGCGCGTCGCGATGCCGGGTGACGCGCTTTGAGCCGCCGCGGGAGGCGCGGGCGACCGTTCTGCCGAAACTCGGCAACAACGACAGGGCACCGACACGAAGCAGGCCGGCGCTGCCGAATCACAAACCCATCGGGGCGCGAGGCGCCAAAGGGGCCCGCGTGGAGACCGCATTGTCGGACGGTGAGTTCGTGACGGATTCTCGCGGTGAGCCGGATGTCGCGGCGGATTCCCTTGAGTCGATCCTGCGTCGACACATTGTGGCCGGTTTCTCCCACGAAGAGGGTCGGGTCGAAATTCGCTTCAGCCCGACATCGCAGCGCGTGCTGGAGCAATCGGTGGAATCTGACTGCCGGGTTCGCATTCGCAATCGGGACGGTCGGCGAACAGGCCTGGTCAGCTATGAAGTACGGATTGAGTCCTCGAGCGCCTCGGATGTGGCATCATTGTCGCGCGATATCGCGCCGGCGGCGGGAGTTGAAGCCCCGCGGGGTGATCGCGGCGACGAAGGCGCGAAGGCGTCGCGGGAGCTGCTGGTTTCGGCTGAGGTGATTCTGCTCAAGGCGGTCGTGGTGGCACGCGGGCCGATCAATCAGGGGCAGACGATCACGGTTCGCGACGTGAAGCTTGAAGAACGGCGTTTCGATGGAATTGAGCAGATCGGGCTGACGGATGTTGCAGCTGTGGCGGGGCAGCAGAGCCGGCGGTTCATTCGACAGGGCGAGATGCTTGATGCGCGGGCGGTGGAGTCGAAGCCGGTCATTCGCCGCGGCGAAGTGGTGAAGATCATCATCAGTGGCGGGGGCGTGGAGATCCGTACATCGGGTCAGGCGCAGGCCTCCGGTGCGGTGGGTGATGTGATCGCGATCCGTCGAGACGGATCGCGGCGGAAGCAGGATCTGATCGACGCGGTGGTGGTCGGGCCCGGGTTGGTGAGCTATGCAGAGGCACGGCTGATGGCGAGCCGCGAGGAGTGA
- a CDS encoding rod-binding protein translates to MTTLDATWSTTIPGLAKAPGAGADGLKPNREAGRDVLRERVGEFVGNVFYGTLMRQMQSSKLKGKYFHGGRGEEVFQGQLNQELATRMGKSVADPIAKKMYEAFARFGRDSAGSEVKLGVAAERSARKANARPTTTVRPLVQNQAFVLARGE, encoded by the coding sequence GTGACGACACTGGATGCGACATGGAGCACGACGATTCCGGGCTTGGCGAAGGCGCCGGGAGCGGGAGCGGACGGTCTGAAGCCGAATCGCGAGGCCGGTCGGGATGTGCTGCGCGAGCGCGTCGGCGAATTTGTCGGGAACGTGTTTTACGGCACGCTCATGAGACAGATGCAGTCGTCAAAGCTCAAGGGGAAGTACTTTCATGGCGGCCGCGGCGAAGAGGTGTTTCAGGGCCAGTTGAACCAGGAACTGGCGACTCGAATGGGGAAATCGGTCGCGGACCCGATCGCGAAGAAGATGTATGAGGCGTTCGCGCGATTTGGTCGGGATTCGGCCGGCAGCGAGGTAAAGCTGGGCGTGGCGGCGGAACGTTCGGCGCGGAAGGCGAACGCTCGACCGACCACGACTGTTCGGCCGCTTGTTCAGAATCAGGCGTTCGTGCTGGCGAGAGGTGAATGA
- the flgK gene encoding flagellar hook-associated protein FlgK: protein MGLSSALGIGQNALAAYQAAMQVTGQNIANVGTPGYTRNTAQLASVAGATIRAGQMGNGVRLLAINRAISESLQTRLRSATSDKASASAERGTLTRLEGILDPLGDSNLGSLLSEFFGAVGDLEANPDSAATRSIVVTTADRLAKRIQQVRTDLINHRIDVNRDIESSVASADRLATEIANLNIQISVAEAGGTGPASALRDQRDQLLGQLSEIFNITVREQPGGAVNVYVGNESLIQFGQSFGLKTEMVSDANGLPTVNVRLKLNNGLISTSSGLVEGLVSARDQHNQLQFDRLDQIALALIGEFNRIHSGGQGLAAFSQLTGTNGVIDSTVALDTANNGLPYLPKTGSFFINVRDANTGEVVATRQININLDGLGSDTTLDSLAADINANVPNLSATVLSNGRLQLSSADGYSFTFLDDTSGALAALGLNTFFTGSGAVDIGVNPLVAGNVNYLAVARPTDNPAFFTGDNSNALRLSALQDQAIASLGGASLNEFYNSSIAALSVGSSAAAGAEKAAGVIWDSLTAQRESISGVNLDEEAVNLMQFQRAYEGAARYMQVVDSMLQTLLGLLR, encoded by the coding sequence ATGGGATTGAGTTCAGCACTGGGAATTGGGCAGAACGCGCTTGCGGCCTATCAGGCCGCGATGCAGGTGACCGGCCAGAATATCGCTAATGTCGGCACGCCGGGGTACACGCGGAACACGGCGCAACTCGCGTCCGTCGCGGGTGCGACGATTCGCGCCGGGCAAATGGGCAACGGCGTCCGCCTGCTTGCGATCAATCGGGCGATCAGCGAGTCGCTCCAGACGCGGTTGCGCTCGGCGACATCGGACAAGGCATCGGCCAGCGCGGAGCGCGGCACGCTCACGCGGCTTGAAGGCATTCTCGATCCGCTGGGGGATTCGAATCTCGGTTCGCTCCTCTCGGAATTTTTCGGCGCGGTGGGCGATCTGGAGGCTAATCCGGACAGTGCCGCGACGCGGAGCATCGTCGTGACCACGGCGGATCGGCTTGCAAAGCGGATTCAGCAGGTCCGTACCGATCTGATCAACCATCGCATCGACGTCAACAGGGATATCGAGTCGTCGGTTGCGTCGGCAGATCGACTGGCGACTGAGATTGCGAATCTCAACATTCAGATCAGCGTCGCGGAGGCCGGTGGCACGGGACCGGCTTCGGCGCTTCGTGATCAACGCGATCAGTTGCTTGGGCAGTTGTCAGAGATTTTCAACATCACGGTGCGCGAGCAGCCGGGCGGCGCGGTCAACGTGTATGTCGGGAATGAGTCGTTGATTCAATTCGGACAGTCATTCGGCCTGAAGACGGAGATGGTCTCCGACGCGAACGGCCTGCCGACGGTCAATGTGCGGCTGAAGCTGAATAATGGCCTGATTTCGACTTCAAGCGGGCTGGTGGAAGGTCTGGTAAGCGCCAGGGATCAGCACAATCAGCTCCAGTTTGACCGGCTCGATCAGATCGCGCTCGCGTTGATCGGTGAGTTCAACAGGATTCACTCGGGCGGCCAGGGGCTTGCGGCGTTCAGCCAGCTCACGGGCACGAACGGCGTGATTGATTCGACAGTTGCCTTGGACACGGCCAACAACGGACTGCCCTATCTGCCCAAGACCGGGTCATTCTTCATCAATGTCCGTGATGCGAACACGGGCGAGGTGGTGGCAACACGACAGATCAATATCAATCTGGACGGGCTGGGTTCGGATACGACGCTGGATTCGCTGGCGGCTGATATCAATGCAAATGTTCCGAACCTGTCGGCGACGGTGCTTTCAAACGGCAGGCTTCAATTGTCCTCGGCTGACGGCTACAGTTTCACTTTTCTGGATGACACATCCGGTGCACTTGCAGCGCTGGGGCTGAACACCTTCTTCACCGGCTCCGGTGCGGTCGATATCGGCGTCAATCCCCTGGTCGCGGGCAATGTCAACTACCTTGCCGTGGCCCGGCCGACGGACAACCCGGCTTTCTTCACGGGTGACAACAGCAATGCACTCCGATTGTCGGCGCTTCAGGATCAGGCGATTGCGAGCCTGGGCGGCGCGTCGCTTAACGAGTTTTACAACTCGTCCATCGCGGCGCTGTCGGTCGGTTCGTCGGCGGCGGCCGGCGCGGAGAAGGCCGCCGGCGTGATCTGGGATTCCCTGACGGCGCAGCGTGAGAGCATTTCGGGCGTCAACCTGGATGAGGAAGCGGTGAATCTGATGCAGTTCCAGCGGGCGTACGAAGGCGCTGCCCGTTATATGCAGGTGGTTGATTCGATGCTTCAGACCCTGTTGGGCCTGTTGAGATGA
- a CDS encoding flagellar basal body P-ring protein FlgI, whose amino-acid sequence MRNARSDNSAGNVPGGARQLCGAALMSICLLVFAPVVEATSVSDVSHLKGRRANSLMGYGLVVGLSGTGDGGKYAASIRQLQSMLNRFEIPVTQSELSDTKNVAIVWVEVKLPENGVREGDAVDVQVSAVGSAKSLQNGRLVPTPLQGPGLDRIFAFAQGPVRVLDPKQKGTGVIAGGAVMEEDVIHSYINEHWEFTLVLEDVHASHALAAAIAQAVNEDQSEIGQVRQLARAIGPKNVVVEIPIEYRVNPAEFIGRVEGLELLMPTSEGRIVINRRTETIIIGEGVEMGPAAIVHGGMTIRMTVPEPKPTEQNPLIREDRAAGMDTTNTGGPKLRDLVDKLNQLNVSAKDIIEIVENLYRTGKIRGKLVYQE is encoded by the coding sequence ATGCGAAATGCACGAAGCGACAACTCGGCCGGGAATGTTCCGGGCGGCGCTCGGCAGCTGTGCGGGGCCGCGCTCATGTCGATTTGCCTGCTTGTGTTCGCGCCGGTGGTGGAGGCTACTTCGGTCAGCGATGTGTCGCATCTGAAGGGCCGGCGAGCGAATTCGCTGATGGGATACGGACTGGTCGTCGGGCTGTCCGGCACCGGCGATGGCGGCAAATATGCGGCGTCGATCAGGCAGTTGCAGTCGATGCTGAATCGATTCGAGATTCCGGTGACGCAATCCGAGCTTTCGGACACGAAGAACGTGGCGATCGTCTGGGTCGAGGTGAAGTTGCCGGAAAACGGCGTTCGCGAGGGGGACGCCGTGGATGTCCAGGTGAGCGCGGTCGGCTCGGCGAAGAGTCTTCAAAACGGTCGACTGGTGCCGACGCCGTTGCAGGGTCCGGGCCTGGATCGAATCTTCGCATTTGCGCAGGGTCCGGTGCGGGTACTCGATCCGAAGCAGAAGGGCACCGGCGTGATCGCGGGCGGCGCGGTGATGGAGGAAGACGTCATCCACTCGTACATCAATGAGCACTGGGAATTCACGCTGGTGCTCGAGGATGTTCATGCGAGTCATGCGCTGGCTGCAGCCATTGCACAGGCGGTGAACGAGGATCAGTCGGAGATCGGTCAGGTGCGGCAGCTTGCGCGGGCGATCGGCCCGAAGAATGTCGTGGTGGAGATTCCGATTGAGTATCGGGTGAATCCGGCGGAGTTCATTGGTCGGGTTGAGGGGCTCGAGCTGCTGATGCCGACGAGCGAAGGACGCATCGTCATCAATCGGCGGACGGAAACAATCATCATCGGCGAGGGCGTCGAAATGGGTCCGGCGGCGATCGTGCACGGGGGAATGACGATTCGCATGACGGTGCCGGAGCCGAAGCCGACGGAGCAGAACCCGCTGATCCGCGAGGATCGTGCGGCGGGGATGGATACGACGAACACGGGCGGACCCAAGCTGCGCGACCTGGTTGACAAGCTGAATCAACTGAATGTGTCGGCAAAGGACATTATCGAGATTGTCGAGAACCTCTACCGCACGGGCAAGATTCGCGGCAAGCTGGTCTATCAGGAGTGA
- a CDS encoding flagellar hook-basal body protein, with the protein MVNGLWLSADGLIAQQYRQDVIANNLANVDTAGFKPDRVAFAERLNEAVLRGAVGESNPTFSRSSGGLFSDPAYTDFAQGRLLPTNNKLDLALVGEGFFAVQTGDGTFYTRDGRFTADVQGTIRHTASGGAVLSAQGLPLRIDADSRDPVHIDSTGRMRQGDNVIGDVGIVDFEDRRSLDKTGENLFSGDRAVAREGRGDVRQGYVEASGVDPSSTLVEMIAATRAYEMGASLISLQNETLGRAVNDVGRIG; encoded by the coding sequence ATGGTAAACGGACTCTGGCTATCCGCAGATGGGCTGATCGCGCAGCAGTATCGTCAGGATGTGATCGCGAACAACCTGGCGAATGTTGACACGGCCGGGTTCAAGCCGGATCGGGTTGCGTTCGCGGAGCGGTTGAACGAGGCCGTTCTGCGTGGGGCGGTCGGCGAGTCGAATCCGACATTCTCGCGCAGCTCGGGCGGTCTGTTCAGCGATCCCGCCTATACCGATTTCGCACAGGGCCGGCTTCTGCCCACGAACAATAAGCTGGATCTCGCGCTGGTCGGGGAGGGTTTCTTCGCGGTTCAGACGGGCGACGGGACGTTCTACACGCGCGACGGCCGCTTCACGGCGGACGTGCAGGGAACCATTCGGCACACGGCGTCGGGCGGCGCGGTGCTCAGTGCGCAGGGACTTCCGCTGCGGATCGATGCGGATTCACGCGATCCGGTGCATATCGATTCGACGGGCCGAATGCGTCAGGGTGACAACGTCATCGGCGATGTCGGGATCGTTGATTTTGAGGATCGCCGGTCATTGGACAAGACGGGTGAGAACCTGTTCAGCGGTGACCGCGCGGTGGCACGAGAGGGACGGGGCGATGTTCGGCAGGGATACGTCGAGGCATCGGGCGTCGATCCGAGTTCGACGCTGGTTGAGATGATCGCGGCGACGCGGGCCTACGAGATGGGCGCGTCGCTGATTTCATTACAGAACGAGACGCTTGGCCGGGCGGTGAATGATGTCGGTCGGATTGGATAG
- the csrA gene encoding carbon storage regulator CsrA translates to MLVLSRQRDETIMIGDDVEITVVDIRGDKVRLGITAPPHIPVHRKEVYEAIKRENRAAANIKPEDLPEGSPPRGPQQPPGSQGPQPGTGRKPKQDNQGKGS, encoded by the coding sequence ATGTTGGTGCTATCGCGTCAGCGCGATGAAACAATCATGATCGGAGACGACGTGGAAATCACCGTCGTCGACATCCGTGGCGACAAGGTTCGCCTCGGCATCACAGCGCCGCCGCATATTCCGGTGCATCGCAAGGAGGTTTACGAGGCGATCAAGCGGGAGAATCGGGCGGCGGCAAACATCAAACCTGAAGATCTGCCGGAAGGGTCGCCTCCGCGCGGGCCGCAGCAGCCGCCAGGGTCACAGGGACCGCAGCCAGGTACGGGACGGAAGCCGAAGCAGGACAACCAGGGCAAGGGTTCATGA
- a CDS encoding flagellin — protein MTRINTNTSALAAVRNLSRSQRSLQSSLERLSTGLRINRGADDPAGLIISQNLRSEIESVRQAIANSQRASNVIATTEGALDEVANLLNDIKSLIIEAANSGAVSDDEIRANQLQIDDAINSITRIANTTTFGGRKLLNGSLSYITSGIVATQITDLNISKAQLGTAPFLPVEINVIQSAQRAQLFFPVDVLSGSVTIELAGQNGVDSIALQSGQTASQILAAINSKTDATGVSATFINGNAASGIILTSVGFGSDAFVSVQEIGGNGAIQALFEDETGAQKARDIGRDVSATINGAGIIGKGLNLALNNSALGIELRIQEAFNTNGSASSFAIAGGGAIFQLGPGVDTNQQVNIGVQSVAATRLGNATIGYLQEITDAGKFSLTKGEASQAAMIIEEAIKQVSVLRGRLGAFEKNTLDTNVNQLSITMENLTAAESSIRDLDFAMETAQLTRNQILVSAGTSILAVANQTPQSVLSLLR, from the coding sequence ATGACACGCATTAATACGAACACGTCCGCACTCGCAGCAGTGCGGAACCTATCCCGCTCGCAGCGATCGCTGCAATCCTCGCTTGAGCGGCTCTCGACCGGCCTGCGAATCAATCGCGGGGCGGACGATCCGGCGGGGTTGATCATCTCGCAGAACCTCCGTTCAGAGATTGAATCTGTTCGGCAGGCGATCGCGAACTCGCAGCGCGCCAGCAACGTCATTGCGACGACCGAAGGCGCGCTGGATGAGGTGGCGAACCTGCTGAATGACATCAAGAGTCTGATCATCGAGGCGGCCAACAGCGGCGCGGTGTCCGATGATGAGATTCGGGCCAACCAGCTTCAGATTGACGATGCGATCAATTCGATCACACGGATTGCGAATACGACCACGTTTGGCGGACGAAAGCTGCTTAACGGCTCGCTTTCGTACATCACCAGTGGCATCGTCGCGACACAGATCACCGACCTCAACATCAGCAAGGCGCAGCTGGGCACGGCGCCTTTCCTCCCGGTCGAAATCAATGTCATACAATCGGCACAGCGGGCACAACTATTCTTCCCGGTCGATGTGCTGAGCGGCTCCGTCACGATCGAGCTGGCCGGCCAGAACGGCGTGGACTCCATCGCGCTTCAGTCCGGTCAGACCGCGTCGCAGATCCTGGCCGCGATCAACAGCAAGACGGATGCGACCGGCGTCAGTGCGACCTTCATCAACGGCAATGCGGCTTCGGGCATCATCCTCACCTCGGTCGGCTTTGGCAGCGATGCGTTCGTCAGCGTGCAGGAGATCGGCGGTAACGGCGCGATCCAGGCGCTGTTTGAGGACGAAACCGGTGCACAGAAGGCCCGCGACATCGGCCGCGACGTGTCGGCCACGATCAACGGCGCGGGTATCATCGGAAAGGGTCTGAACCTCGCGCTGAACAACAGCGCACTGGGCATCGAACTTCGGATTCAGGAGGCATTCAACACAAACGGGTCGGCCTCATCGTTTGCAATCGCCGGCGGTGGCGCGATCTTCCAGCTCGGACCCGGCGTGGACACGAATCAGCAGGTGAACATCGGGGTCCAATCGGTCGCTGCGACCCGGCTCGGCAACGCGACAATCGGCTACTTGCAGGAGATTACCGACGCCGGGAAGTTCTCACTGACCAAGGGCGAAGCTTCACAGGCTGCGATGATCATCGAGGAGGCCATCAAGCAGGTATCGGTGTTGCGAGGGCGGCTCGGCGCCTTCGAAAAGAACACGCTCGATACCAACGTGAATCAGCTCTCGATCACGATGGAGAATCTGACGGCCGCCGAATCAAGCATTCGCGATCTGGACTTCGCGATGGAGACGGCGCAGTTGACTCGTAACCAGATTCTCGTGAGCGCGGGAACGAGCATCCTCGCGGTCGCCAATCAAACGCCGCAGTCAGTGCTTTCGCTGCTTCGCTAG
- a CDS encoding flagellar basal body L-ring protein FlgH: MRVNGRIMTALLICILPTAVALGQSSSLYRASRSNVLLGTGSQSGGSATSRPATGSTAPTTESNDSARASAAGGATNATNGALRVSTGSSPAPTAPRNLALIQNSLTAVSPPEPTLVKVNDLVGVVIRHRFRSQTDSRMQQKNEWDVQSKLDAWFRIHDRKWQQQNFGGGKPEVDFQHQNEMKNQGRSNRQDIVETRLMAKVIDVKPNGNLIIVGAARIGYGDDKQVLMLSGEVNSRDIGPDRTITSDKIYDLDADIKNEGTVSDAIKRGWLKEVLDKVKPF, from the coding sequence ATGCGCGTGAATGGTCGAATCATGACGGCGTTGTTGATCTGTATCCTGCCGACGGCGGTGGCGCTGGGACAGAGTTCGTCTTTGTACCGGGCATCGCGATCCAACGTTCTGCTAGGTACGGGCTCGCAAAGCGGCGGTTCAGCCACGTCGCGGCCGGCGACGGGATCGACGGCTCCGACGACGGAGTCAAATGATTCTGCGCGGGCGTCCGCGGCAGGCGGCGCAACGAATGCCACGAACGGCGCGCTACGGGTCAGCACCGGGTCGTCGCCCGCGCCGACGGCGCCCCGGAATCTGGCATTGATTCAGAATTCTCTGACGGCGGTATCGCCGCCCGAGCCGACCCTGGTGAAGGTGAATGATCTTGTCGGCGTCGTGATCCGGCATCGATTCCGGTCGCAGACCGACTCTCGCATGCAGCAGAAGAACGAGTGGGATGTCCAGTCGAAGCTGGATGCGTGGTTCCGGATTCATGATCGCAAATGGCAGCAGCAGAACTTCGGGGGTGGCAAGCCGGAGGTGGATTTCCAGCATCAGAACGAGATGAAGAATCAGGGTCGATCCAATCGGCAGGACATCGTCGAAACGCGGCTGATGGCGAAAGTGATCGACGTGAAGCCGAACGGGAACCTGATCATCGTCGGCGCGGCGCGAATCGGCTACGGCGATGATAAGCAGGTGCTGATGCTGAGCGGTGAGGTAAACAGCCGGGATATCGGTCCGGATCGCACGATCACGAGCGACAAGATCTATGACCTTGACGCGGACATCAAGAATGAGGGCACGGTGTCAGATGCGATCAAGCGCGGCTGGCTGAAGGAAGTGCTCGATAAGGTGAAGCCATTCTGA
- the flgG gene encoding flagellar basal-body rod protein FlgG, translated as MSIQAMYTSATGLKAMDSKLEVIANNLANIDTVAFKRSRTNFEDLLYLSVEQPGLRNGLDDPLPLGKQVGIGVNLSSTQQDFQQGSVNQTEQPLDILIEGDGFFQVNAFIEGQEQTVYTRAGNFTLNANGDVVLGNSLGARLEPSINVPQEATTIRISQNGLVSVMVTGATEFQDVGQIEMARFINPAGLRQLGDNLYRNTDASGPPILANPGADGIGILHQGNLELSNVDPARELIELIRTQRAFELNSQSIQTADQTLQVVNQLRR; from the coding sequence ATGTCGATTCAGGCGATGTACACATCCGCGACGGGTTTGAAGGCGATGGACTCCAAGCTGGAGGTCATCGCGAACAATCTTGCGAACATCGATACGGTGGCGTTCAAGCGGTCGCGGACGAACTTTGAAGACCTGCTGTACCTGTCGGTGGAGCAGCCCGGGTTACGAAACGGTCTGGATGATCCGCTGCCTTTGGGCAAGCAGGTCGGCATCGGCGTGAATCTGTCCAGCACGCAGCAGGATTTTCAGCAGGGCTCGGTGAATCAGACCGAGCAGCCCCTGGACATTCTGATTGAGGGCGACGGGTTCTTTCAGGTGAATGCGTTCATCGAGGGGCAGGAGCAGACCGTCTATACGCGTGCCGGGAATTTCACGTTGAATGCGAACGGCGACGTGGTTCTGGGCAATTCGCTTGGAGCGCGGTTGGAGCCGTCGATCAACGTGCCGCAGGAGGCCACGACGATTCGCATCAGTCAGAACGGTTTGGTGTCGGTGATGGTGACGGGTGCGACGGAGTTTCAGGATGTGGGGCAGATCGAGATGGCGCGGTTCATCAATCCGGCCGGTCTTCGACAACTGGGCGACAACCTGTATCGCAACACGGATGCGTCGGGCCCGCCGATCCTGGCGAATCCCGGCGCGGATGGCATCGGGATTCTGCATCAGGGAAACCTTGAACTTTCGAACGTGGATCCGGCGCGCGAGCTGATTGAACTGATTCGAACGCAGCGAGCGTTTGAGCTGAACTCGCAATCGATCCAGACGGCGGATCAGACGCTGCAGGTGGTGAATCAGTTGAGGCGGTGA